Proteins from one Synechococcus sp. UW179A genomic window:
- the trpC gene encoding indole-3-glycerol phosphate synthase TrpC, translated as MEFRRRPPNPKIQVAHLEYAIPHEESEPRNILEKIVWEKDREIETARQRMPLAKLKARVAQLPKSRDFLATLRSAPVLPAVIAEVKKASPSKGVIREDFDPVAIARSYVAGGASCLSVLTDKAFFQGGFDVLVAVREAVDVPLLCKDFILSPHQLYQARAAGADAALLIAGILSNQDLSYLKKVAAAIGLTVLVEVHDSQELQRVLALGGFPLIGINNRDLTSFETDLSTTEQLAQQFEDDLKAQGVLLVSESGLFVRADLDRVQDAGASAVLVGEALMRQQNVEQGLRSLISG; from the coding sequence ATGGAGTTTCGTCGTCGTCCACCCAACCCCAAGATTCAGGTGGCCCATCTCGAATATGCGATTCCTCACGAGGAGAGTGAGCCACGCAACATCCTGGAGAAGATCGTTTGGGAGAAAGACCGGGAAATTGAAACAGCTCGTCAGCGCATGCCGCTGGCCAAGCTGAAAGCACGCGTCGCTCAACTTCCCAAGTCAAGAGATTTTCTGGCAACGTTGCGATCGGCTCCGGTCTTACCAGCTGTGATTGCTGAGGTCAAAAAGGCCAGTCCCAGCAAAGGTGTGATTCGAGAGGATTTCGATCCCGTTGCGATCGCACGCTCCTACGTGGCCGGTGGTGCCAGCTGCCTGTCCGTGTTGACGGATAAGGCGTTTTTTCAGGGTGGTTTTGATGTGCTGGTTGCCGTGCGCGAAGCAGTGGATGTGCCGCTGCTCTGTAAAGACTTCATCCTCAGCCCCCATCAGCTTTATCAGGCGCGTGCTGCTGGCGCTGATGCAGCTCTGTTGATCGCCGGCATCCTCTCGAATCAGGATCTGTCCTACTTGAAGAAAGTGGCTGCGGCGATCGGACTCACGGTGCTGGTGGAAGTGCACGACTCGCAAGAATTACAGCGTGTTCTCGCTCTTGGTGGTTTCCCATTGATTGGTATCAATAACAGGGATCTCACCAGTTTTGAGACCGATCTCTCCACCACTGAGCAATTGGCCCAACAGTTTGAAGACGACTTGAAGGCCCAAGGCGTGTTGCTGGTGAGCGAGTCGGGTTTGTTCGTGCGAGCAGATCTCGATCGTGTGCAAGACGCAGGTGCTTCAGCGGTGTTGGTGGGTGAAGCCCTGATGCGTCAGCAGAACGTTGAACAGGGCCTTCGCAGCTTGATCTCAGGCTGA
- the sodX gene encoding nickel-type superoxide dismutase maturation protease — MLLFFLGRRRLFQVEGDSMLPALQPKQRLLVKTLPKTAQPPSPGTVVVCFHPSDLNLVITKRVWQSTETWLELRGDNQDGSTDSRHFGQVPLNRVIGVVTAVIPSTARQIDNN, encoded by the coding sequence ATGCTGCTGTTTTTTTTAGGCAGACGAAGACTGTTCCAAGTGGAAGGTGACTCCATGCTCCCCGCTCTTCAACCCAAGCAACGGCTGCTGGTGAAGACTCTGCCTAAAACAGCCCAGCCGCCCTCACCGGGCACTGTTGTGGTGTGTTTTCACCCAAGCGATCTCAATCTGGTAATCACAAAGCGCGTCTGGCAGTCCACAGAAACCTGGCTGGAGCTCAGGGGCGACAACCAAGACGGAAGCACAGACAGCCGCCACTTCGGACAAGTTCCATTGAACCGGGTCATCGGGGTTGTAACAGCTGTGATTCCATCAACAGCTCGGCAGATCGACAACAACTGA
- the sodN gene encoding superoxide dismutase, Ni → MFRSALTAIVRALPAEAAQAHCDGPCGVYDPASARVAAEAVLSMTKKLKAIEAPAAGDAAALATYNNTFSRYVAIKEEEATKAKKELMILWTDYFKPDHLATFPDLHDTFWKAAKLCSACKVNIDQGKAEELMAAVEKIHGMFWQSKGRNDAWVTAS, encoded by the coding sequence GTGTTCCGCTCGGCACTCACAGCCATCGTTCGCGCACTACCTGCTGAAGCAGCACAAGCCCACTGTGACGGTCCTTGTGGGGTCTATGACCCAGCTTCAGCTCGCGTAGCTGCAGAGGCTGTCCTCTCGATGACCAAAAAGCTCAAGGCCATCGAGGCTCCTGCAGCAGGCGACGCTGCAGCTCTGGCGACCTACAACAACACGTTTTCGCGTTACGTCGCGATCAAGGAAGAGGAAGCCACCAAGGCCAAGAAAGAACTGATGATCCTCTGGACGGATTACTTCAAGCCCGATCACCTCGCCACCTTCCCCGATCTGCACGACACCTTCTGGAAAGCAGCCAAACTCTGCAGCGCCTGCAAGGTCAACATCGATCAGGGCAAGGCAGAAGAGCTGATGGCTGCCGTTGAAAAAATCCATGGCATGTTCTGGCAGTCGAAGGGCCGCAACGACGCCTGGGTCACCGCATCCTGA
- a CDS encoding FKBP-type peptidyl-prolyl cis-trans isomerase, producing MRDILISSAVCVGCLIVALVSQIVAPSTVIAAAPAAQPAIVQTAGLSSASSPMELDPDETNPTLFAMAPDTNQADASALGGAMSADKSQILANGLRITDLEVGTGPEAVAGQTVVVHYRGTLENGEQFDASYDRGKPFSFPLGRGQVIKGWDEGVQGMKVGGKRRLVIPPELGYGTRGAGGVIPPNATLIFEVELLDIKS from the coding sequence GTGCGCGACATTCTGATCAGTTCTGCCGTCTGCGTGGGATGCCTGATCGTGGCTCTCGTCAGTCAGATCGTGGCTCCATCCACCGTGATCGCCGCAGCTCCGGCAGCGCAACCCGCCATCGTTCAGACCGCTGGTCTGAGCAGCGCATCCAGTCCGATGGAACTGGATCCCGATGAGACCAATCCAACCCTTTTCGCTATGGCACCCGACACCAACCAAGCCGACGCGTCGGCACTGGGAGGCGCCATGAGCGCCGATAAATCTCAGATCCTCGCCAACGGTTTGCGCATCACCGACCTTGAGGTCGGCACCGGGCCTGAAGCCGTCGCCGGGCAGACCGTTGTGGTCCATTACCGAGGAACGCTGGAAAACGGCGAACAGTTCGACGCCAGCTATGACCGCGGCAAGCCCTTCAGCTTCCCGCTCGGACGCGGGCAAGTCATTAAAGGATGGGATGAAGGCGTCCAGGGCATGAAGGTGGGCGGCAAGCGCAGGCTGGTGATCCCACCTGAGCTCGGCTACGGCACCCGCGGAGCCGGCGGCGTCATTCCACCCAACGCAACGCTGATTTTCGAAGTGGAGCTGCTCGACATCAAGTCTTGA
- a CDS encoding phasin family protein has translation METANPLQQLLLRGLGTTTLVADRLRYVTQEWVSSGRLDATHASALVDDVLKALRGETPELEQQMGRNLERNRDNLLQDLGLASQKELDELRGRIDRLEQQLRQRDRQE, from the coding sequence ATGGAGACCGCCAACCCCCTTCAGCAACTGCTGCTCCGTGGTCTCGGAACCACCACCCTGGTGGCTGACCGTCTTCGCTACGTGACCCAGGAATGGGTCAGCAGTGGACGCCTGGATGCAACTCATGCCTCCGCACTCGTGGACGACGTCCTGAAGGCTCTGCGCGGGGAAACACCCGAGCTTGAGCAGCAGATGGGGCGCAACCTCGAACGCAACCGTGACAACTTGCTTCAGGATCTGGGTCTCGCCAGCCAGAAGGAGCTGGATGAACTGCGGGGCCGGATCGACCGACTCGAGCAACAGCTGCGCCAACGTGATCGTCAGGAGTGA
- a CDS encoding apolipoprotein N-acyltransferase → MGNDRSLRLLRGLSGGVLAGLGLCLSGPWWMVPALALLWSVVRSPLAAALWAAVAIAISHRWLIALHPLTWLGVPAPLSLPLALMVWLACVLSAALLVAGWSLLARWLPGRSRLAQAVVLSLVWGLSETLLARGPLFWIGVGGSALPADHWLAGLASWFGAGGLAAVQLLLGWWLWQLWSAVRLEGEQRWRLLRWGVLALVLAHGLGAVALKGVAQGSENDEAALPMALWQTAIPTREKFSVRRQTELPRRLRQALDSAERGGAQLLIAPEGTLPVNFGIEHGEGIPLISGGFRFVAGQQRSSLLLMASQTPGTFNSIDKHRLVPLGEWAPSWPGLAGLSAVGGLQSGEPSRLWRWGGPPAAVAICYEISNGTALAEAVADGAQWILAAANLDPYPLLLQSQFLALAQLRSLETARPLVSVANTGPTALIADMGVVQSELPAMLPGLLSVRLEPVQGMTLYALWREWPLWLMLLVAAGVLLRTSSGSGPLPARTRLRRTPPPGRG, encoded by the coding sequence ATGGGCAATGACCGATCCCTGCGATTGCTCAGGGGGTTGAGCGGAGGCGTTCTGGCAGGACTAGGCCTCTGTCTTTCAGGTCCCTGGTGGATGGTTCCAGCCTTGGCGTTGTTGTGGTCTGTGGTCCGATCTCCTCTGGCGGCGGCACTGTGGGCCGCGGTGGCCATAGCCATCAGCCATCGCTGGTTGATTGCCCTTCACCCCCTGACCTGGCTCGGGGTACCAGCACCACTGAGTCTCCCCCTTGCTCTGATGGTCTGGTTGGCCTGCGTCCTCTCCGCAGCCCTGCTTGTGGCGGGATGGAGTCTGTTGGCGCGCTGGCTGCCCGGTCGTAGCCGCTTAGCGCAGGCCGTGGTTCTGTCTCTGGTCTGGGGCTTGAGCGAGACACTTCTCGCCAGGGGGCCACTCTTCTGGATTGGTGTTGGCGGGAGCGCTCTCCCCGCTGACCACTGGCTTGCAGGTCTAGCCAGTTGGTTCGGTGCCGGAGGTCTGGCAGCTGTTCAGCTCCTGCTGGGTTGGTGGCTCTGGCAATTGTGGAGTGCAGTCCGCCTTGAAGGTGAGCAGCGCTGGCGGCTGCTTCGCTGGGGTGTCCTTGCCCTTGTGCTCGCCCATGGTTTGGGTGCCGTGGCCTTGAAGGGAGTCGCTCAGGGCTCGGAAAACGACGAAGCTGCATTGCCGATGGCCCTTTGGCAAACGGCGATCCCCACCCGTGAGAAGTTCAGCGTTCGTCGGCAGACCGAGCTGCCTCGCAGATTGCGTCAGGCCCTGGACAGCGCCGAACGAGGCGGGGCCCAACTGCTGATTGCTCCTGAGGGCACGCTCCCAGTGAATTTTGGTATTGAACACGGCGAGGGGATTCCCCTGATCAGTGGAGGCTTTCGTTTCGTGGCGGGCCAGCAGCGCAGCTCACTACTGCTGATGGCATCTCAGACGCCAGGAACGTTCAACAGCATCGACAAGCACCGTCTGGTGCCGCTTGGGGAATGGGCTCCGTCTTGGCCTGGACTGGCCGGATTGTCGGCGGTCGGAGGCCTGCAGTCAGGTGAGCCCTCCAGGCTCTGGCGCTGGGGTGGTCCTCCTGCGGCGGTGGCCATCTGTTACGAGATCAGCAATGGAACAGCCCTGGCCGAGGCCGTGGCGGATGGTGCGCAATGGATCCTGGCAGCAGCCAATCTCGACCCCTATCCGCTGCTGCTACAGAGTCAGTTCCTGGCCTTGGCACAACTGCGCAGCCTGGAGACTGCCAGGCCACTCGTCTCGGTTGCTAACACGGGCCCCACGGCTCTGATTGCCGACATGGGGGTGGTTCAGTCAGAGCTTCCAGCCATGCTCCCTGGGCTGCTGTCGGTGCGACTGGAACCGGTGCAGGGCATGACGCTGTATGCGCTTTGGCGTGAGTGGCCCCTCTGGCTGATGCTTTTGGTGGCTGCCGGTGTTCTGCTTAGAACGAGTTCTGGATCAGGCCCCCTCCCAGCACGGACTCGCCTTCGTAGAACACCGCCGCCTGGCCGGGGGTGA
- the mnmA gene encoding tRNA 2-thiouridine(34) synthase MnmA: MSATTPSIAATSAGAQALERLHAWPGEHRVAVGLSGGVDSSLTAALLVEAGWEIEGLTLWLMSGKGACCAEGLVDAAGICEQLGVPHHIVDSRDNFAREIVEGLIEGYQAGITPLPCSRCNRSVKFGPMLEWARQERGLERVATGHYARIRLDETTGRWKLLRGLDTRKDQSYFLYDLNQDVLSRVVFPLGELTKPDTRLEASRHGLRTAKKPESQDLCLADHHGSMRAFLDAYLPPRQGEIVLQDSTIVGHHDGIEHFTIGQRKGLGVAWSEPLHVVRLDAAMNRVVVAPRAEAGRACCEVGAINWVSIAPPDAGFSRRVEVQVRYRSGPVMADLTCIEASDADIAGQRPHRCRLRFDEPQFSITPGQAAVFYEGESVLGGGLIQNSF; the protein is encoded by the coding sequence ATGTCGGCAACGACGCCCAGCATTGCCGCCACGTCAGCCGGTGCCCAGGCCCTGGAGCGCCTGCACGCCTGGCCTGGTGAGCACCGCGTGGCGGTAGGGCTGTCCGGAGGAGTTGACAGCTCCCTCACCGCTGCATTGCTGGTGGAGGCAGGCTGGGAAATTGAAGGGCTAACGCTCTGGCTGATGAGCGGCAAAGGCGCCTGCTGCGCCGAAGGACTGGTGGATGCGGCAGGAATCTGCGAGCAACTGGGCGTCCCCCATCACATCGTTGATTCGCGCGACAACTTCGCACGCGAAATTGTGGAGGGCTTGATCGAGGGCTACCAAGCTGGGATCACGCCCCTGCCCTGTTCGCGCTGCAACAGGTCGGTGAAATTCGGACCGATGCTCGAGTGGGCACGGCAAGAACGGGGGCTCGAACGCGTTGCCACAGGTCATTACGCCCGGATACGCCTGGATGAAACCACAGGACGCTGGAAGCTTTTAAGGGGTCTGGACACCCGCAAAGACCAGAGCTATTTCCTGTACGACCTCAACCAGGATGTGCTTTCCCGCGTGGTCTTTCCGCTGGGCGAACTCACCAAACCCGATACCCGACTGGAAGCGAGCCGCCATGGACTGCGCACTGCGAAGAAACCAGAGAGTCAGGACCTCTGCCTGGCCGACCATCACGGCTCCATGCGAGCGTTCCTCGATGCCTATCTGCCGCCGCGACAGGGAGAGATCGTGCTTCAGGACAGCACAATTGTGGGCCATCACGATGGGATCGAGCACTTCACCATTGGCCAGCGCAAGGGACTGGGTGTGGCATGGAGCGAACCTCTGCATGTCGTGCGCCTTGATGCGGCGATGAATCGCGTGGTGGTGGCACCCAGGGCCGAGGCAGGTCGCGCTTGTTGTGAGGTAGGAGCCATCAACTGGGTCTCGATCGCACCACCGGATGCAGGTTTCAGCCGCAGAGTGGAGGTGCAAGTTCGTTACCGCAGCGGCCCGGTGATGGCCGATCTCACCTGCATCGAGGCCAGTGATGCCGATATTGCTGGGCAACGTCCCCATCGCTGCCGACTGAGGTTCGACGAGCCTCAGTTCTCAATCACCCCCGGCCAGGCGGCGGTGTTCTACGAAGGCGAGTCCGTGCTGGGAGGGGGCCTGATCCAGAACTCGTTCTAA
- a CDS encoding NAD(P)H-hydrate dehydratase: MPWVSAVIWPPADADHLLVSADQMLALEREWLASGLAVAALMETVGQRMADWFLARPELLASGVLVLVGPGHNGGDGLVVGRKLLEANVDVRVWAPLALRQPLTLEHWRHLHWLGAASLQSCPDPAQQGLWIEALFGLGQKRPLPADLADLLQRRQHHCPGRLVSLDLPAGLDSDTGCPMEGGAAIASDTLCVGLIKRGLVQDAALAHVGRLHRIDLAVPMQLTQSLPPPAKLLLRTDDLAELPRPPELPVATKYQRGRLLLIAGSERYRGAAHLALRGALASGAGSVEACLPDCVAEHLWQQAPEVVLRARLSSDHRGALAWGGAWDECDLARLDAVLLGPGLGMVQGCWHQWADPLLGFTGLLVLDADGLNQLAAADGGWRWLLKRSGPTWITPHSSEFERLFPDCLQASPLDKAAAAANCSGAVVLLKGAHTVIASPGGDVRQLTGTDPEVARTGLGDLLAGHAAGWGSRCLAAKGYLSFEDLAASALLHAVAAQQCDRGSGAIAISDQLASLTRFKLRS; the protein is encoded by the coding sequence GTGCCATGGGTCTCGGCAGTGATCTGGCCACCCGCTGATGCAGACCATCTTCTTGTCTCCGCCGATCAGATGCTCGCTCTGGAGAGGGAGTGGCTGGCCAGTGGCCTTGCGGTAGCGGCTTTGATGGAAACGGTGGGCCAGCGCATGGCTGACTGGTTTCTGGCACGTCCGGAGTTATTGGCTTCCGGCGTTTTGGTGCTGGTTGGACCAGGTCACAACGGTGGCGACGGACTGGTGGTTGGTCGCAAGCTGCTGGAAGCGAATGTGGATGTAAGGGTCTGGGCGCCTCTTGCTTTGCGTCAGCCCCTCACGCTGGAGCATTGGCGCCACCTGCACTGGCTTGGCGCCGCTTCCTTGCAGTCTTGTCCTGATCCAGCTCAACAGGGTCTTTGGATCGAGGCGCTGTTTGGTCTGGGTCAGAAGCGTCCATTGCCTGCAGATCTTGCTGATCTGCTGCAACGCAGACAACATCATTGCCCGGGGCGTTTGGTGAGTCTGGATCTTCCCGCTGGTCTGGATTCCGATACCGGCTGCCCGATGGAGGGTGGTGCCGCGATTGCTTCGGACACTCTTTGCGTGGGATTGATCAAGCGCGGACTCGTGCAGGACGCTGCTTTGGCGCATGTGGGCCGCCTGCACCGCATTGACCTGGCTGTGCCCATGCAGCTCACGCAGTCGCTCCCACCACCGGCGAAGCTGCTTCTACGGACTGATGATCTTGCTGAACTGCCGCGTCCTCCGGAGTTGCCGGTGGCGACGAAATATCAGAGGGGGCGTCTGTTGTTGATCGCTGGCAGCGAGCGCTATCGGGGTGCAGCCCACCTAGCACTGCGTGGGGCCCTGGCCAGTGGTGCTGGCAGTGTCGAGGCCTGTCTCCCTGATTGCGTGGCGGAACATCTCTGGCAGCAGGCTCCTGAGGTGGTTCTAAGGGCGCGTCTCTCGTCGGACCACCGTGGGGCATTGGCGTGGGGAGGGGCCTGGGATGAGTGTGATCTGGCTCGTTTAGATGCCGTCCTGCTTGGGCCGGGTCTGGGAATGGTGCAGGGATGTTGGCACCAGTGGGCGGATCCCCTGCTTGGTTTCACCGGCTTGCTTGTGCTTGATGCCGATGGGCTTAATCAACTAGCTGCCGCTGATGGCGGCTGGCGCTGGTTGTTGAAACGATCTGGACCGACGTGGATCACGCCTCACAGCAGTGAATTTGAGCGCTTGTTCCCCGACTGCCTGCAGGCCTCTCCGCTGGACAAGGCCGCGGCAGCGGCAAATTGCTCAGGTGCGGTTGTGTTGCTGAAGGGTGCTCACACCGTGATTGCTTCCCCTGGCGGAGACGTGAGGCAACTAACAGGCACTGATCCAGAGGTGGCTCGCACAGGCCTGGGTGATCTTCTGGCTGGTCACGCCGCTGGTTGGGGATCCCGCTGTCTAGCGGCCAAGGGCTATCTCAGTTTCGAAGACCTTGCCGCATCTGCCTTGTTACACGCCGTTGCGGCTCAACAATGCGATCGAGGCAGTGGTGCAATCGCAATTTCAGATCAATTAGCGAGTCTCACGCGTTTCAAGTTGCGATCTTGA
- a CDS encoding RpoD/SigA family RNA polymerase sigma factor: protein MVSSAAGVSETQKRRSSDPISWYLATIGRIPLLTPAEEIELGNQVQQLMQLTEDGTIPPDSESFSSKQKRMIRVGLRAKQRMMKANLRLVVSVAKKYQGKGLELLDLIQEGSLGLERAVEKFDPTRGYKFSTYAFWWIRQSMTRAIACQSRTIRLPVHLSERLTTIRKVSLDLAHKLGAMPSRLEIAEAMDMPVQELDSLLRQALTTSSLDAPVNGEEGRSFLGDLIADSSLGEPLDKVEQRIHHEQLGRWMSHLSDQEQHVLTLRFGLNGNERHTLAEIGRLLEVSRERVRQVELKALRKLRNLTRRVAPSF, encoded by the coding sequence ATGGTCTCATCGGCAGCAGGGGTTTCAGAAACCCAAAAACGACGAAGTAGTGATCCGATCAGTTGGTACCTCGCCACGATCGGCCGGATTCCTCTGCTTACTCCAGCTGAGGAGATTGAGTTGGGGAACCAGGTGCAGCAACTCATGCAACTCACTGAGGATGGAACGATTCCACCTGACAGTGAGTCATTCTCAAGCAAGCAGAAGCGGATGATTCGCGTTGGCCTGCGTGCCAAGCAGCGAATGATGAAAGCCAATCTGCGCTTGGTTGTGAGTGTCGCCAAAAAATATCAAGGGAAAGGTCTTGAACTGCTTGATCTGATTCAAGAGGGTTCGCTTGGGCTGGAGCGTGCTGTTGAAAAATTTGATCCCACCCGTGGCTACAAATTCTCGACCTACGCCTTTTGGTGGATTCGCCAGAGCATGACGCGCGCCATTGCTTGTCAATCGCGCACCATCCGTTTGCCTGTTCATCTCAGCGAGCGCCTCACAACGATTCGCAAAGTGAGTTTGGATCTCGCCCACAAGCTCGGTGCGATGCCCAGTCGACTCGAGATCGCTGAGGCGATGGACATGCCTGTTCAAGAACTTGATTCGCTGTTGAGGCAGGCACTGACCACCAGCAGCTTGGATGCACCTGTGAATGGCGAGGAAGGTCGTAGCTTCCTTGGCGACCTGATTGCTGACTCTTCACTGGGCGAGCCGCTCGACAAGGTGGAGCAACGCATTCATCACGAACAGCTCGGGCGCTGGATGAGCCATCTCAGTGATCAGGAACAGCACGTTCTCACCCTGCGTTTCGGTCTGAATGGCAATGAGCGACACACATTGGCCGAAATTGGTCGTTTGCTTGAGGTCTCGCGTGAGCGTGTCCGTCAGGTGGAGCTCAAGGCATTGCGCAAACTGCGTAACCTGACACGTCGCGTTGCACCCAGCTTCTGA
- a CDS encoding histone deacetylase, with the protein MKPPLVYHEVYSAPLPSSHRFPMAKFRQLDRCLRDTGLANDVQMHRPLPVPRRLLELVHDRAYHEAFARDRLDRQAQRRIGLPVTTPLVQRTFLAVGGSLLTAQLALKHGLACHLAGGTHHAFPRYGSGFCIFNDLAICARVLLEQQGLSQIMVVDLDVHQGDATALIFQDDPRVFTFSAHALSNFPARKQNSDLDLPISDGVEDQEYLALIGEHLPDLLDRLNPQIVLYNAGVDPHRDDRLGRLALTDVGLLQRDHLVLDACLRRNIPVATVIGGGYDAMTPLVKRHALVFRAAADQARLHGL; encoded by the coding sequence TTGAAACCACCACTCGTTTATCACGAGGTTTACAGCGCTCCGCTCCCCAGTAGTCATCGTTTCCCGATGGCGAAGTTTCGCCAGCTCGACAGATGTCTCAGAGACACGGGGCTGGCCAATGACGTTCAGATGCATCGACCACTTCCAGTTCCTCGTCGGCTACTGGAATTGGTGCATGACCGCGCCTATCACGAAGCATTTGCCAGGGACAGGCTGGATCGCCAGGCACAAAGGCGAATTGGACTTCCTGTTACGACCCCTTTGGTGCAGCGTACCTTTCTTGCCGTTGGAGGTTCGCTTCTCACAGCTCAACTGGCTTTGAAGCATGGTCTGGCCTGCCACCTCGCCGGTGGAACGCACCATGCCTTTCCTCGTTACGGCAGTGGGTTCTGTATCTTCAATGACCTGGCGATCTGTGCTCGCGTGCTGCTGGAGCAGCAGGGCCTTAGCCAGATCATGGTGGTGGATCTTGATGTCCACCAGGGCGATGCCACTGCGCTGATCTTCCAGGACGACCCCCGCGTATTCACCTTTTCAGCGCATGCTCTGTCCAATTTTCCTGCGCGTAAGCAGAACAGTGATCTCGACCTGCCGATCAGCGATGGGGTGGAGGATCAGGAGTACCTCGCCTTGATTGGCGAGCATCTGCCCGATCTGCTGGACCGGTTGAATCCGCAGATCGTTCTTTACAACGCCGGTGTTGATCCTCATCGCGATGATCGTCTGGGACGACTGGCCTTAACGGATGTCGGCCTGTTGCAAAGGGATCACCTGGTGCTGGATGCCTGTCTGCGCCGCAATATTCCAGTGGCCACAGTGATTGGCGGTGGTTACGACGCCATGACGCCATTGGTCAAGCGGCATGCACTGGTGTTCAGGGCCGCAGCTGATCAGGCCCGTTTGCATGGTCTGTGA
- the pdhA gene encoding pyruvate dehydrogenase (acetyl-transferring) E1 component subunit alpha — MGQDIAIGTESRSATASDGQSLLGAHAERLSTLVTAQRATVDRETGLALYRDMTLGRRFEDKCAEMYYRGKMFGFVHLYNGQEAVSTGVIGAMKRQHDWFCSTYRDHVHALSAGVPAREVMSELFGKETGCSKGRGGSMHLFSKEHHLLGGFAFIGEGIPVALGAAFTSRYKRDALGDPSSNSVTAAFFGDGTCNNGQFFECLNMAQLWKLPIIFVVENNKWAIGMAHDRATSDPEIWRKAGAFGMAGEEVDGMDVLAVRAAAQRAVERARAGEGPTVLECLTYRFRGHSLADPDELRAEEEKQFWAKRDPLKALERDLVGSGLTSSEDLRAIEKDIDGIVQDCVDFALSAPEPDGSELTRYIWAED; from the coding sequence ATGGGTCAGGACATCGCAATCGGCACAGAGTCACGCAGCGCCACCGCCTCCGACGGCCAGTCCCTGCTCGGTGCCCATGCGGAACGGCTTTCGACCCTGGTGACAGCCCAAAGGGCCACCGTTGACAGGGAGACCGGCCTGGCGCTGTATCGCGACATGACCCTGGGACGCCGCTTTGAGGACAAATGCGCGGAGATGTACTACCGCGGCAAAATGTTTGGCTTCGTGCACCTTTACAACGGCCAGGAAGCTGTGAGCACCGGTGTGATCGGCGCTATGAAGCGACAACACGACTGGTTCTGCAGCACCTACCGCGATCACGTTCATGCCCTCAGTGCTGGGGTTCCAGCCCGTGAGGTGATGAGCGAACTGTTCGGCAAGGAAACAGGTTGCAGCAAAGGGCGGGGAGGCTCGATGCACCTGTTTTCCAAAGAGCACCATCTGCTTGGCGGTTTTGCCTTCATCGGGGAAGGCATCCCGGTGGCCCTCGGAGCAGCATTCACCAGCCGCTACAAGCGGGATGCCCTGGGTGACCCCAGCAGCAATTCCGTCACTGCAGCATTTTTCGGAGACGGCACTTGCAACAACGGCCAATTCTTCGAGTGCCTGAACATGGCGCAGCTCTGGAAGCTGCCGATCATTTTTGTGGTGGAGAACAACAAATGGGCGATCGGCATGGCCCACGACCGTGCCACCAGCGATCCGGAGATCTGGCGCAAGGCCGGTGCTTTCGGCATGGCCGGAGAAGAGGTCGATGGTATGGACGTGCTGGCCGTTCGGGCTGCAGCTCAGCGAGCCGTTGAACGTGCCCGGGCTGGAGAAGGTCCCACGGTGTTGGAGTGCCTGACCTACCGCTTCCGAGGCCATTCGCTGGCTGACCCCGATGAACTGCGCGCCGAAGAGGAAAAACAGTTCTGGGCCAAACGCGATCCACTCAAAGCGCTTGAACGCGATCTAGTCGGCTCCGGTTTAACCAGCAGCGAAGACCTGCGAGCGATCGAAAAGGACATCGATGGCATCGTGCAGGACTGTGTCGACTTCGCCCTCAGCGCACCCGAACCGGATGGCTCTGAACTCACCCGCTACATCTGGGCCGAAGACTGA